A window of the Bradyrhizobium diazoefficiens genome harbors these coding sequences:
- a CDS encoding SMP-30/gluconolactonase/LRE family protein encodes MAISSGRNFWCLCSSLLLVVATPLVAAETKLFESVQVTPASEYTFGIEGPAADLDGNLFVVNFGKPGTIGRLPAGGAASEAFTALPEGSVGNAIRFDRNGTMFIADYKKHNIFAIPKGATEPSVWFHSDEMNQPNDITIARDGTIYASDPNWKGREGHIWRIAKAADGTVQGQIMSAPRAMGTTNGIDLSPDGKTLYVGESSNGQVWSYAIRGNDLTDAKLVKAFQPDTIDGLRTDVVGRLYVARILKGTIALMKPNGAVEREIALKGKEPTNLAFGGSDGKTVFVTQRQGGFIESFRTDQQGREHCLQRGRC; translated from the coding sequence ATGGCTATTTCATCCGGCAGGAATTTCTGGTGCCTGTGCAGTAGCCTCCTGCTCGTGGTCGCCACGCCGCTCGTCGCAGCTGAGACGAAGCTGTTCGAAAGCGTGCAGGTGACGCCGGCCAGCGAGTATACGTTCGGCATCGAAGGGCCCGCCGCCGATCTCGATGGCAACCTCTTCGTGGTCAATTTCGGCAAGCCCGGCACCATCGGCCGATTACCGGCGGGCGGTGCGGCGTCGGAAGCCTTCACCGCACTCCCCGAGGGCAGCGTCGGCAACGCCATCCGCTTCGATCGCAACGGCACGATGTTCATCGCCGACTACAAGAAGCACAACATTTTTGCGATCCCGAAGGGCGCAACCGAGCCCAGCGTCTGGTTTCACTCCGACGAGATGAACCAGCCCAACGACATCACTATCGCCCGCGACGGCACGATCTATGCGAGCGATCCGAACTGGAAAGGCCGGGAAGGCCATATCTGGCGCATTGCGAAAGCCGCCGATGGCACGGTGCAGGGACAAATCATGTCGGCGCCGCGCGCGATGGGCACTACCAACGGCATCGATCTCAGTCCTGACGGCAAGACACTCTATGTCGGTGAATCCAGCAATGGACAGGTCTGGTCCTACGCCATCCGCGGCAATGACCTCACCGACGCAAAGCTCGTCAAGGCATTCCAGCCCGACACCATCGACGGCCTGCGCACCGATGTCGTCGGCCGCCTCTACGTCGCGCGCATTCTCAAGGGGACGATCGCGCTGATGAAGCCCAACGGCGCAGTCGAGCGCGAGATCGCGCTGAAGGGCAAAGAGCCAACCAATCTCGCCTTCGGCGGCAGCGACGGCAAGACCGTCTTCGTCACCCAGCGTCAGGGCGGCTTCATCGAATCCTTCCGCACCGACCAGCAGGGTCGCGAGCACTGTCTCCAGCGCGGGCGCTGCTAG
- a CDS encoding histone deacetylase family protein — MKAVHTELHRSHDPQFFLVRGVVKRTTEQPERADRLLKGLKDGKHRLVEPTKFGQGPRARIHSPEYLSFLSEAWDAWTALGDSGPEMIGNIHPVRHAATYPTHIVGRLGWHTADTAAPIGPGTWAAACAATDVAVTAAQMVMDGEDATYALCRPPGHHAYRDMAGGFCFLNNSAIAAAHLRLKHERVVILDVDVHHGNGTQGIFYARPDVYTISIHADPIAYYPYVWGYAHERGEGPGLGTNLNIPLAIGTGDDGYIQAMDVARQAIESFAPGALVIALGLDASEHDPLKGLAVTTPGFRRIGQAIAKMGLPTVFVQEGGYLSDILGANLTSVLAGFEEAR, encoded by the coding sequence GTGAAAGCCGTCCATACCGAACTGCACCGCAGCCACGATCCGCAATTCTTCCTGGTCCGCGGCGTCGTCAAGCGCACCACCGAGCAGCCTGAGCGCGCCGATCGCCTGCTCAAGGGCCTGAAGGACGGCAAGCATCGACTGGTTGAGCCGACCAAGTTCGGCCAAGGTCCGCGCGCGCGGATTCACAGCCCCGAATATCTGTCGTTTCTGAGTGAAGCCTGGGATGCCTGGACGGCGCTCGGCGATTCCGGTCCGGAGATGATCGGCAACATTCATCCCGTGCGCCATGCCGCGACCTATCCGACGCATATCGTCGGCCGACTCGGCTGGCATACCGCCGATACCGCCGCGCCGATCGGCCCGGGCACCTGGGCCGCGGCCTGCGCGGCGACGGATGTCGCGGTCACCGCGGCGCAGATGGTGATGGACGGCGAGGATGCGACCTACGCGCTGTGCCGTCCGCCCGGTCATCACGCCTATCGCGACATGGCCGGCGGCTTCTGCTTCCTCAACAACAGCGCGATTGCAGCGGCACATCTGCGGCTCAAGCACGAGCGCGTCGTGATCCTCGACGTCGACGTCCACCACGGCAACGGCACGCAAGGCATCTTCTACGCGCGGCCGGATGTTTACACGATCTCGATCCACGCCGATCCGATCGCGTATTATCCGTATGTGTGGGGCTATGCGCATGAGCGCGGCGAAGGTCCCGGCCTCGGCACCAATCTCAACATTCCGCTGGCGATCGGCACGGGCGATGACGGTTACATCCAGGCGATGGATGTCGCGCGCCAGGCGATCGAATCCTTTGCGCCCGGCGCGCTCGTGATCGCGCTCGGCCTCGACGCCTCCGAGCACGATCCGTTGAAGGGCCTCGCCGTCACCACGCCCGGTTTCCGCCGCATCGGCCAGGCCATCGCGAAGATGGGCTTACCGACCGTGTTCGTGCAGGAAGGCGGTTATCTCTCGGACATCCTCGGCGCGAATTTGACCTCGGTGCTCGCGGGCTTCGAAGAGGCGCGGTGA
- a CDS encoding LLM class flavin-dependent oxidoreductase produces the protein MTPARLRVFPAISRNRDPKKYVGELMRVAEFADRNGFEGILLFEGNDVFVEPWAMAQHILAATTQSSPLIAVNPVYMHPFTAAKFVSSFAQLYGRKVYLNMITGTAISDLQGLGDTHSHADRYVRLGEFVAIVRQLLSSPRPVSFNGRLYTAANLQLRPSLPAELMPEFLIAGQSEAAQRIAKETGCIKMQMLPPDLDRGLKAPGMNFGIFARESRDEARAAAQKRFRDSSDDRELLALTMENTDSVWKRHLYDGQTGELHDNGYWLLPFLTFQADCPYLVGSYAEIGAKLKDFAAKGLTTIMLDMVADETEMQHVCKALRASGMF, from the coding sequence ATGACACCGGCGCGGCTACGCGTCTTTCCTGCGATTTCGCGCAACCGCGATCCCAAGAAATATGTCGGCGAGCTGATGCGGGTGGCGGAGTTCGCCGACCGCAACGGCTTCGAAGGCATTTTGCTGTTCGAAGGCAATGACGTGTTCGTCGAGCCCTGGGCCATGGCCCAGCACATCCTCGCGGCGACGACGCAATCGTCGCCGCTGATCGCCGTCAATCCGGTCTACATGCACCCGTTCACGGCCGCGAAGTTCGTCTCGTCCTTTGCGCAGCTCTACGGCCGCAAAGTTTATCTCAACATGATCACGGGGACCGCGATCAGCGATTTGCAGGGGCTGGGCGATACGCACTCACATGCCGACCGTTATGTCCGGCTCGGGGAGTTCGTCGCGATCGTGCGCCAATTGCTTTCGAGTCCGCGGCCAGTCAGCTTCAACGGGCGGCTCTACACTGCGGCCAATCTCCAACTCCGGCCAAGCCTGCCCGCCGAGCTGATGCCCGAGTTCCTGATTGCCGGCCAGTCGGAGGCGGCGCAGCGCATTGCCAAGGAGACAGGCTGCATCAAGATGCAGATGCTGCCGCCCGATCTCGATCGCGGCCTCAAAGCCCCCGGCATGAACTTCGGGATTTTCGCCCGCGAAAGCCGCGACGAGGCACGAGCCGCTGCACAAAAACGCTTCCGCGACAGTTCGGACGATCGCGAGCTTCTCGCCCTGACCATGGAGAATACCGATTCGGTCTGGAAGCGGCACCTCTATGACGGCCAGACCGGCGAGCTTCACGACAATGGCTACTGGCTGTTGCCGTTCCTCACCTTCCAGGCCGACTGCCCCTATCTCGTCGGCAGCTATGCGGAGATCGGCGCGAAGCTGAAGGATTTTGCCGCGAAGGGCCTCACCACGATCATGCTCGACATGGTCGCGGACGAGACCGAAATGCAGCACGTCTGCAAGGCGTTGAGGGCGAGTGGGATGTTTTGA
- a CDS encoding 4'-phosphopantetheinyl transferase family protein, which yields MADDEIELFVGLIESIDTPGAVEACRRLLSVDERIRADRFMLERHQRQYIFAHAMLRLALSHAAPEVEPTDWSFSTGRYGRPFVAAPATSAALHFSLSHADGCVACVVSKHETVGVDVETVSRRVAPLSTALRFFAPEEVETLRELPEPVAIERFFDYWTLKEAYLKARGFGLNLPLDAFAMQVSREAIEISFKPDISDDPAGWRFSLCSPSPSHRLAIADGSRAAGGLRITRNAWPLQGAAE from the coding sequence ATGGCAGACGACGAAATTGAACTATTTGTCGGACTGATCGAGAGCATCGACACGCCGGGCGCGGTCGAAGCGTGCCGGCGGCTGCTCTCGGTCGACGAACGGATACGTGCCGACCGCTTCATGTTGGAGCGGCATCAGCGGCAATATATCTTCGCGCACGCGATGTTGCGCCTGGCGCTCTCGCACGCGGCGCCGGAGGTCGAACCGACCGATTGGTCGTTTTCGACCGGCCGCTACGGGCGGCCCTTTGTCGCGGCGCCTGCGACTTCGGCGGCACTGCATTTCAGCCTGTCCCATGCCGACGGCTGCGTGGCTTGCGTCGTGTCGAAGCACGAGACCGTCGGGGTCGACGTCGAGACGGTGTCGCGGCGCGTCGCGCCGCTCTCCACCGCGCTTCGCTTCTTTGCCCCGGAAGAGGTCGAGACGCTGCGCGAGCTGCCGGAACCGGTCGCGATCGAGCGCTTCTTCGACTATTGGACGCTGAAGGAAGCCTATCTGAAAGCCAGGGGTTTTGGGCTCAACCTGCCGCTCGACGCATTCGCGATGCAGGTATCGCGGGAGGCGATCGAGATCAGCTTCAAGCCCGATATCTCCGACGATCCCGCAGGCTGGCGCTTCTCGCTGTGCTCGCCGTCGCCCTCGCATCGCCTGGCGATCGCCGACGGCTCCCGTGCCGCCGGCGGGCTTCGCATCACCCGCAATGCCTGGCCGCTCCAGGGAGCGGCGGAATGA